In one window of Campylobacter sp. DNA:
- a CDS encoding S8 family serine peptidase, translated as MRKLNFKGAHVLSAAVCAVLFTNVCEAQYIEPGKVGDIKSWETDEYKAYWGLSSMNASVAYAKGATGRDVKLGVVDSGMLLSHQEFAGGRVTGATAKGEYSKDGMRYPDAEFGNAPFKQKGSDEKDKMDKGEFKKGQKFETNGDWIAGINDSHGTHVGGTIGANRDGSGTHGVAWESRLYSGNTGGNDGMTYGPNQDYGYFYAVYNELAKLGVRAINNSWGSNRRVNSSYPGAEGYSGIPGTAANPTKPNHHLYLKDIDTAKKAYYQFVAGGQKSFIDAAYEVAKKYRIIQVFTAGNRDGMEESYTRAMLPYFRPDAEKLWLNVTGQTDSNTQRFNTAGHSKWWTIAAPGVKVKSSIVDVKTGKAGYASWGGTSMAAPHVTGALGVIMSRYSYMTNEQARDVLLTTARQTKYSFKKGDTSRLSGWTSELGVPDKRWGWGIVDLGKAMFGPGQFLGKFDVNMDVDDVWSNDISDKAIKFRKTEDDADAAAWAARKAQLDAKGGNLTAEERAEYNVELAREQARAHRAAEGYKGTLIKRGGGTLTLAGDNTYSGDTIIKGGQITALNQSLKNSKVTVENGGALKIKKSLTVQEVKTDVFNKPKEFVNKTRTATSDTVTATIKQGGRYVVSHAGIVGMSSAGATNLNLTFEKNSIVDLENPLFEDAQKIYKDPAKSKKYWVEGSFKGYDQTILGKYAFFDLVRNFNDSKLELTFKKGSKGMVDFAKGKNQKLIAAAIEGSSNQPALMSVFRSRPAVRTSDLYRNFIFATPQQASDTLKTFANEANFVAQNAAVIDNVLIRNAVLSRKRNVNALSMDEETGINFWANTAGNVMKFSSDEGSGNFKSTSVTQLVGLDGALSENLRLGAVVGVGKTKTKEDGSREFDHTNRHAGLYAQVGLETVKFDLGAVYTDIKRKKTGSSTIVQHTANNGAKSNEKLINMFASATYGGFNGENFEINPYLGISRIYARTGGMSENVGPFVMSTDKKSRNMNILTAGISPSVPFKIGGMSSSAQLDLAYNRFFGDTRPGAGVNVANAGYVDLEGKELRDFVTAGVGVETMIFKNTSLRLSYTGAFGNDVKSNSLNAKIEASF; from the coding sequence ATGAGAAAGCTAAATTTCAAAGGAGCCCATGTGCTGTCTGCAGCAGTTTGCGCCGTGCTATTTACAAATGTCTGTGAAGCACAGTATATAGAACCCGGCAAAGTAGGCGATATAAAAAGCTGGGAGACGGACGAGTATAAAGCATACTGGGGTCTAAGTAGCATGAACGCATCGGTAGCCTACGCCAAAGGTGCCACCGGTAGAGATGTAAAACTGGGCGTAGTCGATTCGGGCATGCTTTTAAGTCATCAAGAATTCGCAGGAGGCAGGGTTACGGGGGCGACCGCGAAGGGCGAGTACTCCAAAGACGGCATGCGTTACCCAGACGCAGAATTCGGCAACGCGCCCTTTAAACAAAAAGGCAGCGACGAAAAAGACAAGATGGACAAGGGCGAATTCAAAAAAGGACAAAAATTTGAAACTAACGGCGATTGGATAGCTGGCATAAACGACTCACATGGTACTCACGTAGGAGGTACGATAGGAGCCAATCGCGACGGGAGCGGCACGCACGGAGTGGCATGGGAGTCGAGATTATACTCCGGAAATACGGGCGGAAACGACGGCATGACCTACGGTCCAAATCAAGACTACGGATACTTCTATGCCGTATATAACGAGCTTGCTAAATTGGGCGTAAGAGCGATAAATAATAGTTGGGGATCAAACAGAAGAGTAAATTCCTCCTATCCGGGCGCGGAAGGTTACAGCGGGATCCCCGGTACGGCGGCTAATCCTACTAAGCCTAATCATCATCTATACCTCAAAGATATAGATACCGCTAAAAAAGCTTATTATCAATTTGTAGCGGGCGGCCAAAAAAGCTTCATAGACGCCGCATACGAAGTCGCTAAAAAATACAGAATAATCCAAGTCTTTACCGCGGGTAATAGAGACGGCATGGAGGAGTCCTACACAAGGGCGATGCTGCCGTATTTTCGCCCCGATGCGGAAAAGCTATGGCTAAACGTAACGGGACAGACCGATAGCAATACTCAAAGATTTAACACCGCGGGGCATTCGAAATGGTGGACCATAGCAGCACCGGGAGTGAAAGTAAAATCCTCTATCGTGGACGTCAAGACGGGCAAAGCAGGATACGCTTCTTGGGGCGGCACGTCGATGGCGGCGCCTCACGTAACGGGAGCTTTGGGCGTCATAATGTCTAGATATAGCTATATGACGAACGAACAAGCAAGAGACGTCTTGCTAACGACGGCGAGACAGACGAAGTATTCGTTCAAAAAGGGCGATACTAGCAGGCTTTCGGGCTGGACGAGCGAGCTCGGAGTGCCCGATAAAAGGTGGGGCTGGGGCATAGTAGATCTCGGCAAGGCGATGTTCGGACCGGGTCAGTTTCTAGGGAAATTCGACGTAAATATGGACGTAGATGACGTCTGGTCCAACGACATCTCGGACAAGGCGATAAAATTTAGAAAGACCGAGGACGATGCGGATGCGGCGGCTTGGGCGGCGCGCAAAGCACAGCTCGATGCTAAGGGCGGAAATTTGACCGCAGAAGAAAGAGCCGAATACAACGTAGAGCTAGCCAGAGAGCAAGCGCGAGCGCATAGAGCGGCGGAAGGCTATAAAGGAACGCTGATAAAAAGAGGCGGCGGCACGCTAACGCTTGCGGGCGATAACACCTACAGCGGCGATACGATCATAAAAGGCGGGCAGATCACGGCGCTAAATCAGTCTTTAAAAAACAGCAAGGTGACCGTAGAAAACGGCGGCGCCTTGAAGATCAAAAAGAGCTTAACCGTCCAAGAGGTCAAAACCGACGTATTCAATAAGCCGAAAGAATTCGTAAATAAAACCAGAACCGCCACCTCAGATACCGTCACGGCGACGATAAAGCAAGGCGGCAGATACGTCGTATCGCACGCGGGCATAGTCGGCATGTCTTCGGCAGGAGCTACGAATTTGAACCTCACGTTTGAAAAAAATTCCATCGTAGATCTAGAAAATCCTCTTTTCGAAGATGCGCAAAAGATATATAAAGACCCCGCAAAATCGAAGAAGTACTGGGTAGAGGGCAGTTTCAAAGGCTACGATCAGACGATCCTAGGAAAATACGCGTTTTTTGATTTAGTAAGAAATTTTAACGACTCCAAGCTGGAGCTTACTTTCAAAAAGGGCAGCAAGGGCATGGTGGATTTCGCAAAGGGCAAAAATCAAAAACTGATCGCCGCCGCGATAGAGGGCTCGAGCAATCAGCCCGCTTTAATGAGCGTTTTTAGAAGCAGACCTGCGGTGCGAACGAGCGATCTATATAGAAATTTCATCTTCGCTACGCCGCAGCAAGCCTCCGACACGCTAAAAACGTTCGCGAACGAGGCAAATTTCGTTGCGCAAAACGCGGCCGTGATCGATAACGTACTGATCCGAAACGCTGTCTTAAGCCGCAAAAGAAATGTTAACGCGCTAAGCATGGATGAAGAGACGGGGATCAACTTCTGGGCGAACACCGCGGGAAACGTCATGAAATTTAGCTCGGATGAGGGAAGCGGAAATTTCAAATCCACCTCCGTGACGCAGCTCGTCGGCCTAGACGGCGCGCTGAGTGAAAACTTAAGACTGGGAGCCGTAGTGGGCGTGGGAAAAACCAAGACCAAAGAAGACGGCAGCAGGGAGTTTGATCACACGAACAGACACGCAGGACTTTACGCGCAGGTAGGCTTAGAGACCGTCAAATTTGATCTAGGCGCTGTATATACGGACATAAAACGCAAAAAGACCGGCAGCTCCACGATAGTGCAACACACCGCTAACAACGGCGCTAAGAGCAATGAAAAGCTCATAAATATGTTTGCTAGCGCGACATACGGCGGCTTTAACGGCGAAAATTTCGAGATAAATCCGTATTTGGGCATCTCTCGCATCTACGCTAGAACGGGCGGCATGAGCGAAAATGTGGGCCCGTTCGTGATGAGCACGGATAAAAAATCTAGAAACATGAATATCCTAACGGCGGGCATCAGTCCGAGCGTGCCGTTTAAAATAGGTGGCATGAGCTCGTCCGCACAGCTCGATCTAGCCTACAATAGATTTTTCGGCGACACGAGACCGGGCGCGGGAGTGAATGTCGCAAACGCAGGATACGTGGATCTAGAGGGCAAAGAGCTTAGAGACTTCGTCACCGCGGGCGTGGGCGTAGAGACTATGATATTTAAAAACACGAGCCTTAGGCTATCGTACACCGGCGCGTTCGGAAACGACGTGAAATCAAATAGCCTAAACGCCAAGATCGAGGCTTCGTTTTAA
- a CDS encoding tyrosine-type recombinase/integrase, whose protein sequence is MHTLRHTFASHLTIKDTPILTIKKLMNHSDINHTLRYAKLMPDSGREMVESLYE, encoded by the coding sequence ATCCATACCCTTAGGCATACGTTCGCTTCGCATCTTACTATAAAAGACACTCCGATACTAACGATAAAAAAGCTAATGAATCACTCCGATATCAATCATACTCTAAGATACGCTAAACTAATGCCGGACAGCGGACGAGAGATGGTGGAATCTTTGTATGAGTAG
- a CDS encoding type II toxin-antitoxin system RelE/ParE family toxin, with the protein MWSVEFANEAIKDEFLELPTGLRQRGYKMFELLEARGNTLGEPYTKSIKDGLFEIRIKSDEGIARSIYCYEIGKRIIILLTFVKKTQKTPKSILNLAEQRLKEFKDGNR; encoded by the coding sequence ATGTGGAGCGTAGAATTTGCAAACGAAGCCATAAAAGACGAGTTCTTGGAGCTGCCGACCGGACTTAGACAAAGAGGCTATAAAATGTTCGAGCTCTTAGAGGCTAGGGGTAATACCTTGGGAGAGCCGTACACTAAAAGCATAAAAGACGGGCTGTTCGAGATACGCATAAAGTCGGATGAAGGAATAGCTAGAAGCATATATTGTTATGAAATCGGCAAAAGAATAATAATCCTACTAACTTTTGTTAAAAAAACACAAAAGACGCCTAAAAGTATACTAAATTTGGCAGAACAAAGATTAAAGGAGTTTAAAGATGGGAACCGTTAA
- a CDS encoding helix-turn-helix transcriptional regulator, with amino-acid sequence MGTVNFREVLKEELKNPEFKAQYDALEDEYKAIEALIDARNEAGLTQSEVAKRMGITQSAVARIESGAYNIKYKTFFNYIKACGKRVAIV; translated from the coding sequence ATGGGAACCGTTAATTTTAGAGAAGTTTTAAAAGAGGAGCTAAAAAATCCGGAATTTAAAGCGCAATATGATGCGCTGGAGGACGAATATAAAGCCATAGAAGCTTTGATAGACGCTAGAAACGAGGCTGGACTAACTCAAAGCGAGGTAGCCAAAAGGATGGGCATAACCCAATCAGCCGTAGCTAGAATAGAAAGTGGAGCCTATAATATCAAGTATAAAACATTCTTTAACTACATAAAAGCTTGCGGCAAAAGAGTGGCGATAGTTTAA
- a CDS encoding PepSY domain-containing protein — protein MNFKKLIYKIHTYISLIFCIPFIIVCLSGSLLVYKDEINNILASAAVNISPSHRVGQNLRLGFDELRRIISAKFPDYEIVGWNIDKNPQKSDKIWLIKHNDKEWEYIYLDAFSGEIKSGPTPHDSGFMGVLAELHENLLFEERGQIFVGIVGVIAFVIVLSGFIVYRNFWKSLFKLRFAKLAVFMSDIHKFIGVFSTPIMLIIALSGAWWELRFLFSKPFDTSEFTINAEIYNKNLSLDEIVRKAKTDLPNFELHYISLPFCNAADISLFGYKKGQNFLYNEHSSMLTYSRQNGSLLQVKDIDDANFEERFLATFRKAHFGYYNQITKFIWFLVGLTPLILSVSGIYLWIKRSNFKRRKNER, from the coding sequence ATGAATTTTAAAAAACTCATATATAAAATCCACACTTATATCTCTCTTATATTTTGTATCCCGTTTATCATCGTATGTCTTAGCGGCTCTTTGCTCGTTTATAAAGATGAGATAAATAACATTTTAGCCTCAGCCGCAGTAAATATCTCGCCATCTCACCGCGTCGGGCAAAATTTAAGATTAGGATTTGACGAGCTTAGGCGGATCATAAGCGCTAAATTCCCTGACTACGAGATAGTCGGCTGGAATATCGATAAAAATCCCCAAAAGAGCGATAAAATTTGGCTCATAAAGCATAACGACAAGGAATGGGAATACATCTATCTTGACGCATTTAGCGGTGAGATAAAAAGTGGGCCTACGCCACATGACAGCGGCTTTATGGGCGTGCTGGCCGAGCTACATGAAAATTTACTATTTGAAGAACGCGGTCAGATTTTTGTCGGTATCGTCGGAGTGATCGCCTTTGTCATCGTACTTAGCGGCTTTATCGTTTACCGAAATTTTTGGAAAAGTTTATTTAAGCTGCGTTTTGCCAAGCTGGCCGTTTTTATGAGCGATATACATAAATTTATCGGAGTTTTTTCGACGCCTATAATGCTCATCATCGCTCTTAGTGGGGCTTGGTGGGAGCTTAGGTTTTTATTTTCTAAACCCTTTGATACGAGCGAATTTACGATAAACGCTGAAATTTACAACAAAAATCTATCGCTTGATGAGATCGTGCGAAAAGCTAAAACCGATCTGCCAAATTTCGAGCTTCACTATATATCTTTGCCTTTTTGTAACGCAGCGGACATATCGCTCTTTGGCTACAAAAAGGGGCAAAATTTCTTATACAACGAGCACTCCAGCATGCTCACATACAGCAGGCAAAATGGTAGTTTGCTACAGGTAAAGGATATAGACGATGCAAATTTCGAGGAGCGATTTTTGGCTACGTTTAGAAAAGCTCACTTTGGCTACTACAACCAGATCACGAAATTCATCTGGTTTCTCGTCGGTCTCACGCCGCTTATTTTGAGCGTTTCAGGGATATATCTATGGATAAAAAGATCAAATTTTAAAAGGAGAAAAAATGAAAGGTAA
- a CDS encoding TonB-dependent siderophore receptor: MKGEILLSAAALNLLFAVEILAKEAALGTIDVVGKMRHDERDYSAKELVKGTTRLNLTARQTPQSVDVITEAKLKDMNIKDYQTLLANIPGVTLNRMDETIRPMSRGFFIDYYLIDSMPSLGGFGLEATDMSMIAYDRVEVVRGANGLLAGAGNPAASLNFIRKRADSKKLTGSLGVEAGSYDKYGVYGDVQTPITADGDVRARLAFIKEKAGSYMDFHKRENLSLYGVVDSDIGDSSWLSLGASYQDLKRRGIRYGGMPAFYTDDSLVKFSRKRIFSQPWTKWDIKTLDLYADFRHYIGEDASVNLSYSYKKVKSDIKMLYYGGKVNPDMTGDSNDVLIWGSKNDSDIHNLDAYANLPYELFGLGHEFVIGAMYNNFNEGSYRLTNFDDYKATPAGMAYLADMKVDFDNLHIDDVDMPYVDQKNPSKTKQRAVYFANKLSLSDELKFLVGTRVSYYKRNQTVGNVDQKFTHQITPYVGLTYDVGQNHTLYASYTSIFKPQDVKDINGKYLDPIEGKDYELGIKGEYFDGALQASFGVFKIIQDNVGEATGEQIGSTGEDAYKAAKGVTSKGFELDLNGKVTDYLTLSFGLAHFQAKDAGGKKFNTNAARTSADLFAKYEFRDFRVGAGLGYKGKTYIYNADNDVTITQKPYALVDLMFGYKIGENFDIQLNIDNVFDKQYYEGIGSDEMIYGDARTFNLSFTYNF, translated from the coding sequence ATGAAGGGTGAAATTTTACTTTCGGCGGCGGCTTTAAATTTGCTGTTTGCGGTGGAAATTTTAGCCAAAGAGGCGGCGCTGGGGACTATCGATGTGGTGGGCAAGATGCGTCATGATGAGAGGGATTATAGCGCAAAGGAGCTGGTAAAGGGCACGACGAGGCTAAATTTAACGGCTCGGCAAACGCCACAATCAGTAGATGTCATAACCGAGGCTAAACTAAAAGATATGAATATCAAAGACTACCAAACGCTGCTAGCCAACATCCCGGGCGTAACGCTAAATCGTATGGACGAGACCATACGACCGATGTCAAGGGGCTTTTTTATAGATTATTATCTCATCGACTCGATGCCTAGCCTTGGTGGCTTTGGGCTGGAGGCTACCGATATGAGCATGATAGCGTATGATCGCGTCGAGGTCGTGCGCGGTGCGAACGGACTACTTGCAGGTGCTGGCAATCCTGCAGCAAGCCTAAATTTCATCCGTAAAAGAGCGGACTCGAAGAAGCTGACCGGTAGCCTTGGCGTAGAAGCCGGCTCGTATGATAAATACGGCGTATATGGCGACGTGCAAACTCCGATCACTGCTGATGGCGACGTGAGAGCTAGGCTAGCCTTCATAAAAGAAAAGGCGGGCTCGTATATGGACTTTCACAAGCGTGAAAATTTATCTCTTTATGGCGTTGTCGATAGCGATATAGGCGATAGCTCATGGCTTAGCCTAGGGGCTTCGTATCAAGATCTCAAGCGTCGAGGCATCAGATATGGCGGCATGCCCGCTTTTTACACGGATGATAGCTTGGTAAAATTTTCCAGAAAGAGGATATTCTCTCAGCCTTGGACGAAGTGGGATATAAAAACGCTCGATCTTTACGCTGATTTTAGGCATTATATAGGCGAAGACGCAAGCGTGAATCTCTCCTACTCCTATAAAAAGGTAAAAAGCGACATAAAGATGCTCTACTACGGCGGCAAGGTAAATCCAGATATGACGGGAGATAGCAACGATGTGCTGATCTGGGGGTCAAAAAACGACTCAGATATACATAACCTCGACGCTTACGCAAATTTGCCTTACGAGCTATTTGGCTTGGGGCATGAGTTTGTGATAGGTGCTATGTATAACAACTTTAATGAGGGCTCGTATAGGCTTACAAATTTTGATGATTACAAGGCGACCCCGGCAGGCATGGCGTATCTAGCGGATATGAAGGTGGATTTTGACAATCTGCATATTGACGACGTGGATATGCCCTATGTCGATCAGAAAAATCCGTCCAAAACCAAGCAAAGGGCGGTATATTTTGCCAATAAGCTCTCTTTGAGCGATGAGCTGAAATTTTTAGTCGGCACCAGGGTGAGCTACTATAAACGCAACCAAACCGTAGGCAATGTCGATCAAAAATTTACCCATCAAATCACCCCGTATGTAGGACTGACCTATGACGTGGGGCAAAATCACACGCTTTACGCGAGCTACACGAGTATATTCAAGCCTCAAGACGTCAAAGACATAAACGGCAAATATCTCGATCCGATCGAAGGCAAGGACTATGAGCTGGGCATAAAGGGCGAATACTTTGACGGAGCGCTGCAGGCGTCTTTTGGTGTTTTTAAAATCATCCAAGATAATGTCGGCGAAGCGACCGGAGAGCAGATAGGCTCGACCGGCGAGGACGCATACAAGGCAGCAAAGGGCGTGACTAGCAAGGGTTTTGAGCTCGATCTAAACGGCAAAGTGACTGACTATCTTACCTTAAGCTTTGGCCTAGCACACTTTCAAGCAAAGGATGCCGGCGGGAAGAAATTTAACACAAACGCCGCAAGGACTAGTGCCGATCTCTTTGCCAAGTATGAATTTAGAGACTTTAGAGTGGGCGCCGGACTGGGATATAAGGGCAAGACCTACATCTATAACGCCGATAACGATGTGACGATCACGCAAAAGCCGTATGCGCTGGTAGATTTGATGTTTGGCTACAAGATCGGCGAGAATTTCGACATCCAGCTAAATATCGATAATGTCTTTGACAAGCAATACTACGAGGGTATCGGTAGCGACGAGATGATCTACGGCGATGCTAGGACGTTTAACCTAAGCTTTACGTATAATTTTTAA